ACCGAACCGGCGCCGGCGATCGCCAGCGAGGAGATGGCGATCGCCTTGTAGCCGAACACCGGCTTGCGGGCGAAGACCGGAATGATGTCGGTAACCACCCCCATCGCCGGCAGGATCATGATGTAGACCGCGGGGTGGGAGTAGATCCAGAACAGGTGCTGGTACATGATCGGATCGCCGCCGCGGGTCGGATCGAACAGGCCGGTGCCGATCACCCGCTCGGCAAAGATCAGCAGTACGGTGATGCCGAGCACCGGAGTCGCCAGCACCTGCACCCAGGCGGTGGCATAGAGCGCCCAGGTGAACAGCGGAATGCGCATCCAGGTCATCCCCGGGGCGCGCAGGCGGTGGATGGTGACCAGAAAGTTCAGGCCGGTGAGGATGCCGGAAAAACCGATGATGAAGACCGCCAGGGTGGCCAGCGAGACGTTGGTGGTGGTCCGCACCGAAAAGGGAACGTAGAAGGTCCAGCCGGTGTCCGGCGCCCCGCCGGCGGTAAAGAGCGATGTCAGCGCCATGATCGCGCCGATGGCGTAGAGCCACCAGGAGAGCAGGTTCAGCCGGGGAAAGGCGACATCCTCGGCACCGATCTGGATCGGCATCACCAGGTTGCCGAAGGCGGCCGGAATACCGGGAATGATGAAGAGGAAGATCATCACCACCCCGTGCAGGGTGAACAGCGCGTTGTACTGCTGGGGAGTGAAGAGGTCGGCCCCCGGCGCAAACAATTCGAGCCGCAGGGCCAGGCCGAGCAGCACCCCGACGCAGAAGAATGCCAGGGTGGAATAGAAATAGAGCAGGCCGATCCGCTTGTGGTCGGTGGAGAAGACCCAGGTGCCGATGCCGCGCCGCCCGCCCGAAGCGTCCCAGAAGCCGCGTTGCCCACTGACCGATGCCGCCTGGTTCATAAACGCCTCAATTCTTCTTCCGCCGCCCGCGTCCGCCGAACATCAGCACCAGAAAGAGGATGACGGCGCACAGGAAAACGACGATGCCGGTGACGCGAAGGATATTGAACACATAGCCCCGCCGTTCGGGGTCGTAACTGTAGCAGAGACTGGCCAAGCGGCTGATGGTGCTGCCGATGCGCCCTTCCGAGGCCTCCAGCAGCGCCAGCGACAGGTCGGTTGCGAGAAAACGGGTTCCTTCGAGGTAGCGGACGATCCGGCCGCCCGGCGCCAGGACCACCACGGCCACCGGATGAACGAATTCGCTGCCCTCCTTGTAGAAACGGTAACCGATGGCCGTCGTCAGCCGGCGGATGGCCCCGGCGTCGGCGGTCAGAAAAAGCCAGCTGTCCATGGGAAACCGCTCCCGCACCGCGGCGCGATAGATCTTCTTGCTCCCCCGCGCCACCGCCGGCGTCTCATCCGGGTCGAAGCTGAAGGAAAGAACCCGGATTTCCCGCCGCAACTCCCGACCCAGTTTCGGCAGCGACTGGGCCAGGCTCGCCTGCAGGGCGTTGCAGACATTGCTGCAGCGATAGTAGACCGGCGCCAGCAGGACCGGCCGGTCGAACAGGTCGCCGAGCCGCAGCTGCCGGCCGAGTTCGTCGCGCACCATAATATCGGGCGGCACCTGCTCGCCGAGCCGCTCCTCGATGCCGACCTTCGGCGGCCTTCGCGGCTCCCCGGAGGTGGACGCCCGGACAACCGACGCTCCGCTTGCGGCCACCAGCCACAACAGGATGATCCAGTGCAATCCAGCCATGATGCTCTCAAGCATATCCTGCCGCCGGAAAACCGCAACCGGCGGAAATCACGACCGGAACCCGTGCCCTCGTCACCCGGACGAATTAATGACCATTTTTATCATTTTTTTTCTTGCAATCTTCCCGCCGGGTGTTAAATCATGGATAAAGTCAATCCGACCACAGCCGGTGAAATCAATTCGACGCATGCAAAGGAGTGGACCCCATGAGTCAGGAACCGAGTCTTTTCTGCCAGGTCAACAAGGCCAAAGACCCCGCCAACATGACCGATCTCGAAAAGAAGCACACCCCGGTGATCAGCGTACCGAGCGAAATCAGGGCCGGCGAAACCGTCGAGGTCACGGTCGAGGTCGGCAAGCTGCTGGCCCACCCGAACGAGCCCGGGCATTTCATCGAGTGGATCGATCTCTACGCAAACTGGGTCTTTCTGGCCCGCCTCGACCTGAGTGCCGTCACCACCCAGCCGACGCTGAAGATTCCGGTCACCATCCCGCACGGCATCGACAAACTGACCCTGCGCGCCTTCGAGCGCTGCAACCTGCACGGAGTCTGGGAAGGCACCGTCGAGGTCAAGGTCGTCTGAACCGCAACCGGGAACGCGACCCGAGCAGTCCCCCCGGCCGCGGATGGCCTGCCATCCGCGGCCGTTCCCGTTGCGGGGTATAACTCATCGAATCGCGAGCCTCGATTCTCGATTCGAGGCTCGCGATTCGCGCCTTTCTTGTCGCCGAACCCGGCTTCTGCTAGCATGGCCGCGCCATGAACGAACTGGAAGAACGTCTTACCGAACTCGAAATCCGCTTCACCCACCAGCAGCGCCTGATCGACGAGCTGAACGAGGTCATTCTCGACGACAACCGCCGGCTGGCCGAGCTGCAGCGGGAAGTGCGCATCCTGCGCCAGATGCTGCAGCGACTGGAGCCGGAATCTCCCCACTCGCCGGACGAATAGCCATGCTCAGCCTCGACTACTCGGACATCAAGCGCATCCTGTGCGAGCTGGTGCTGATCGTCGCCCTGGGTGTTGTCGTGGGCCTGAGCGCCAACGTCGGCCTGCTGCAGCGGGTGCTGAGCGGCCAGGGCGTGCCGCTGCTGTCCGAAAGCGAAACGGCGGAACGAAACGACAGCTACCCGGAACCGGTCAGCCTGCAGCAGACGAAGCAGCTGATCGCCGACAAAGCGGCCCTGATCGTCGATGCCCGCATCGGCGAGCTCTACGAGCAGGGACACCTGCCGCATGCCGTCTCGCTGCCGCTGTCGGAAGCGGACCGGCGTCTGCCCGAACTGCAGGCCGAGGTGGCGCCGGACAGGCCGATTCTGGTCTACTGCAACGGCTACGGCTGTCCCGACTCCTTCGATCTGGCGATGAAGCTGATCGCCGCCGGCTACCGTCGGGTGCTGGTCTTTGAAGGCGGATTCCCCGAATGGCGCGACGCCGGACTGCCGATCGAGGTAACGGAGAGCGGGCCATGAAGACTCCGTGGCTGGTCTATCACGGCTGCCGGCTGGTGCTGGGCGCGGTCTTCCTCTATGCCGGGGTGAGCAAGGGGCTCGACGTCACCGGCTTCGCCGGCGACATCGCCGCCTACCGGATCCTGCCCTATCTGGGCAACTACCTGCTGGCGGCAACCCTGCCCTACATCGAGATCATCGCCGGCGCCCTGCTGCTGGCCAATCGACGGGTGCGTCCGGCAGCCCTGCTCTGCGGCCTGCTGACACTGGTTTTCATCGCCGCCCTGCTTTCGGCCTGGGTGCGCGGACTCGACATCAGCTGCGGCTGTTTCGAACCCGGAGCCCAAACCGGCATCGGCGAGGCGCTGCTGCGCGATCTGGCACTGCTGGTACTGGCTCACTTCACCTTCCACCTGAGCAACCGTTGTCTTCCCGCCCGAAAGAACTGATGATGGAGAGCTGGCAAAACGCGTTGCGGGCGGCGATCACTTCGCCGTCTCAGCTGGCCGAACGCTTCGGCATCGACCCGAAATCGCTGGAGGCGGTCTGCGAGCGCTATCCGCTGCGCATCACCCCCTACTACGCCGGCCTGATCCGCCAGGCAGGCGACCCGATCTGGCGGCAGTGCGTTCCCGACCCGGCCGAACTGGACGACGCCGGCCTGCCGGCCGATCCCCTGGCCGAGGAGGAGCACTCGCCGGTCCCGGCCCTGGTTCACCGCTATCCCGACCGCGGCCTGCTGCTGACCGGCAACAGTTGTGCCGGCTACTGCCGCTTCTGCACCCGCAAGCGGCGCATCGGCCGGCGCGAACACGGCATCAGCTTCGGCGAACTGCAGCGGGGCATCGACGCCATCGCCGGCCGGCCGCAGATCCGGGACGTGCTCCTTTCCGGCGGCGATCCGCTGCTGCTCGGCGACCGGCTGCTGGAAGAGGTGCTCGACCGGCTGAAACGCATCCCGCACGTCGAGATCATCCGCATCGGCAGCCGTATTCCCGTGGTACTGCCGGAACGGATCACCCCGCAACTGTGCCGGATGCTGCAGCGCTTTCGGCCCCTCTACCTCAACACCCACTTCAACCATCCGCGGGAGCTGACCGAGCAGAGCTGGCAGGCCTGCGCCCGGCTCGCCGCCGCCGGGGTGATTCTCGGCAACCAGACGGTGCTGCTGCGCGGGGTCAACGACGATGCCGACACCCTGCTGCAGTTGAACCGCAACCTGCTGCAGATGGGCGTCCGCCCCTATTACCTGCACCAGATGGACCTGACCGCCGGCACCGGTCATTTCCGGGTGCGGGTGGAGAAGGGCCGCGAGCTGGTGCAGGCCCTGCGCGGCCGGATCACCGGCATGGGCATTCCGCAATACGTCATCGACCTGCCCGGCGGCAAGGGGAAGGTGCCGGTCACCAACGACTATGTCGAAAGCTGGGGGGACGAGCTGGTGCTGCGGGCGCCGGACGGCGCCCGGGTGGTGTATCTGAATTCGTAGAAAAACAGGAATACAGGAGTCAGAATACAGGATTCAGGAGAAAACCACTTCATTAACCCCTCCTGACTCCTGACTCCTGCCCTTCACGCCCGCGAAACGAACCGGCCCTCGCGGGTGTCGACCTTGATCCGGTCGCCCGGTTCCAGGTAGGGCGGCACCTGCAGCACCAGGCCGGTTTCCAGGGTCGCTTCCTTGGTCTGGGCGGTGGCGGTGGCGTTCTTCAGCACCGGCGGCGTCTCGGTGATGGTCAGCTCGACGGTCATCGGCGGTTCGACCGACACCACCTGCCCCTGAAACAGCCCCAGCACGACCTCCATCCCCTCCAGCAGATAGCCCTTGACCGGTCCGTAGATCTCGGGCCCCAGCTCGTACTGGTCGTAGCTCTCCAGGTCCATGAAGGTTCCTTCCTCGTCGGAAGAGGCGTAGAGAAACTGTCCCTTGCGCTTTTCGAAGTCGGCTTCCTCCACCTTCTCCCCGGCCTTGAAGGTCTTTTCCAGCACCTGGCCGGTGAGCAGGTTGCGGTACTTGGTCTTCACCAGGGTGTTGGCGCCCCGGGCGGTGGGAGTGTGCTGGCTGACGTCGAGCAGCGCACAGGGCGCACCGTCGAGCAGGATGACCAGCCCGCGCTTGAAATCGGCTGTCGTGTACATGCTTGCGGCTCCTTGTCACAGAAATCTGGCCGCCTTATAGCACAGCCGTCGGCGGCGGCCAAAGGTTTTCCGTGACAAAGGTCGCAAGTCTGTGTTTAAATGTGGTTTTTCGAAAATCGGCGCTTCGGGCGCGACACCGATACCAGGAGTCTGAACCATGTACACATGTTCCGATCTGAAAAAGGGGCTGAAGCTGCTCATCGACGGCGAGCCGCATGTCATCGTCCAGTTCGATTTCACCAAGCCGGGCAAAGGGCAGGCCCTCTACAAGTGCAAGCTGCGCAACATGCTGACCGGCGCCCTGTTCGACCGCACCTACCGCTCCGGCGAAAGCTTCGAGCCGGCCAGCCTCGAGGAGCGCGACATGCAGTACCTCTACCAGGACGAAACCGGCTACGTCTTCATGGACCAGCGGACCTACGAGCAGGTCACCATTCCGGAAGACGTCCTCGGCGACGACAAATACTTTCTCATCGACAACATGGAGGTCAAGGTGCTGATGTTCGGCGAGCGGGGCATCGGCGTCACCCTGCCCAACTTCGTCAACCTGCGCGTCACCAAGGCCGAGCCCTGGGTCAAGGGCGACACCGCCGCCGGCAACAGCAAGCCGGCGACCGTGGAAACCGGCTACACCCTGCAGGTCCCCTCGTTCGTCGAGGAGGGCACCCTGATCCAGATCGACACCCGCACCGGCGAGTACGTCACCCGGGTCAAGGAATAACACCCGACATGGATCTGAACTGGCAACTGGCCCGCAAACGGCCGGTTCTGGAACAGAGGGCCCGGATCCTGCAGAGAATCCGGGCCTTTTTCGTTGCTGACGGCTTCGTCGAGGTCACCACCGCCCACCGGATTCCGGGCAACGCACCGGAATGCCACATCGACCCGGAAGAGGCCGGTGACTGGTACCTGCACACCTCACCCGAGCTGTGCATGAAACGGCTGCTGGCGGCCGGCTACGCGAAAATCTTCCAGATCTGCCAGTGCTGGCGCAAAGGAGAGCGCGGCCGGCTGCACCTGCCCGAATTCACCCTGCTCGAATGGTACCGCAGCGACACGGACTACCAAACGCTGATGACCGACTGCCAGCGGCTGCTGGCGGCGCTGGCGCCGGAGGGCCGGCTGACCTGGCAGGGCGAGACCATCGACCTGTCGCCGCCCTGGGAGGTGCTGACCGTCGCCGAGGCCTTCCGCCGGCACGCCGGCATGGCGGTGGAGCGGGCCCTGGCCGACGACCGCTTCGAGGAACTGCTGAGCGAACGGGTCGAACCGGCCCTCGGGCGGCCGCGACCGACCCTGCTCTGTGACTACCCCCTGCCGCTGGCGGCGCTGGCGCGGAGAAAACCGGGGCAGCCCGATGTCGCCGAGCGTTTCGAACTCTATATCGCCGGCATGGAGCTGGCCAACGGCTTCTCCGAGCTGACCGACCCGGACGAGCAGCGGCGGCGCTTCGAGGCCGAGGAGCGTGCGCGCCGGGCGGCGGGCAAACCCGCGGTCCCTTCGGCCGAACGCTTTCTCGCCGAACTGGAACACCTCGACCGGGCCGCCGGCATCGCCCTGGGCGTCGATCGTCTGGTGATGCTGCTGACAGGCCGGACCGATATCGCGGAGGTCGTGGCATTTCCCCCGGAAGCGTTGTAGACTGTTACGCGAATTTCATTCCACCTGGAACCGTGAGTTTATGCCGGATGGAGAGTGCAAGTGCCTGGCCTGAATGAGGTCTTCAAAAATCGAATGGCGCACCCGCAGGTTCGCCGGCGATTTTTGGGATGTTCAGGCAGGTCAAGGACTTGTGCTGTCCGCCTGGGATAAGCTCACGGATTCAGTCCCAGACGGCACGGGAGGCATTCATGGGTTCTGACAGCGAAAACGGAAAGGCGATCAGCAACAGCCTGCGCCGGGAACTGCGGTCGTGCAGCGAACTCGACGACAAGGTCGAAAAGGCGGTCCCCGTTCTCAGCCGCCGGTTCGGCGTAGCGACCGACGAAGTCGCCCTCTTTCTGCTCGACGAACGCAAGACGGTGCTGCACTTTCTCTGGCCGCTGCGGCTGAAGCAGGTCGGCTTCATCCCCTATTCCTCCCTCGATTCGCTGGCGGCCCGCACCGCCCGGGAAGGGCGGGTCTTCCTCAACAACACCTTCGCCTCGGTCCACCACGCCTCCTTCTTCGAGAAGATCCGTCTCAAGGACGGCATCACCGAGCGCCCCAAGCCGATCCAGAAGATCATCAGCGTGCCGATGGTGGCCGACGGCGACATCCGCGGCGTCATCCAGATCTCACGCAAGGGGGACGAGGGGGACGAGCTGCCCGACTTCAGCACGGCCGACGCCGAACTGCTGGTGGAACTGGCCAGCATCATCGGCGCCGAACTCTGACCTCGCCTGCCGCTAACGAGGCCGCCAGGCGCAATAGCCCGGTCGCGGTCCGATGTGAGGATGCTGCCGGCAGGTTTCCGGCCGTCGTTCGTAGATGGTGCAGCGCCGGCTCCGCTGGTCGAGGTAGATGCAGTCCTCGTTCGCCAGCCGGGCCAGGGTGAAGAGCTGCCGGCCGGGGCTGTAATGCTCGATGATCCCCTGCCGCGCCAACCTGCGCGCCAGCCGGTGCGGCGGCTCCTCCGCCTCGAAGGCATCGACCACTCCCATCCTGACCAGGTCGCCGACCGACACCTCGACCGGCAGACGGCAACAGGTTCCCTGACAGCTCCGGCACAAACGGGCCCGGTACCGGACCCAGGTCGACGGACGCTGGACGTCCGCGGCCACAGTCGGTTTCTGACGCATGAATCTACTGCCCTGCTCGGGAATTGGGCCGCCGCCCGGACGGCGGCGGCAACGGCGGCGCATCCTAGCAGAAAAGACCGCCGATGAAAACCAGGGCATCGACAGGGCAACACCACCGACGAGCCTTTTTCAGCCGCCTGAAAGAATCCCCTGAATCCGTAAAGCCATTACCGGCAGATAACGCAAGTCACTGACCTGCCTGAGCCTCCCCCAAAATCGCCGGCAAACCTATGGGTGCACCTTACGATTTTTGAAAAGCTCATCCAGGCCAAGAGCTTACACTCTCTGCCCGGCATGAGCTCACGGGTTCTGGGGTCAGTATTCCAGGTCGGAAAGCGGCAGGGCGAAGGTCTGGCGGTAGTAGCGGATCTCGATGATGATGATCTTGATGATGCTGGCCACCGGCACGCCGATGATCATGCCGAGCACGCCGTAGAGCTTGCCCCCCATGATGATGGCGATGATGACCCAGAGCGGATGCAGGTTGGAGACGTGGGAGATGAGAATGGGAATGAGAATGAAATTGTCCACCACCACCTGCGCGATGAGAACGTAGGTGGCAACGATCCACCAGAACTGACCGCCCAGCCCCAGATCGACCAGGGCGATGAGAATCCCCGGTACCATGCCGACCAGGGGGCCGAGATAGGGGACCAGGTTGGTGACGCCGGCGAAAATGGCCAGCAGGGGGGCGTAGCGGATGTCGGTCAAAGAGAGGCCGACCCCCACCACCAGGCCGACGATGGCCGCCTCCAGCACCCGCCCCCGGACGAAATGACTGAGCTGCCGGCTGATCAGCCAGGCCAGATCGTGCGCCATCTCGTAGTAGCGGTTCGGCGCCAGGCCGACGGAAAAACGGATGATCTTCTGTCCGTCGCGCAAAAAGAAGAAGGTGAACAGCGGCACCAGCACCATCAGGCCGCCCAGTCTCAGCGCCGAGCCGGTGGTGTGGGACAGGATTTCTCCGAAGAGCCGCTCGGCCAGAATCCGGCCGCGGGACGGCAGGTCGATGCCCCCGACGTAGGGGAACACCTCCTGGAGCTTCGCCTGCGCCTCCTTCAGCAATGCGATGGCGCGCCCCAGGTAGCGCGGCAGATCGGTGCGCAGGGAAAACCACATGTCGGCCCAGTGCGGGCTGAGCCAGCGGATGGCCAGATAGATCAGCAGGGCGACCAGAAAGAAGACGAGAAAGATGCTGGCGGTGCGATTGAGCGGTCCCCGCTCGAACAGGCGGACCAGCGGCTCGAGCAGAAAGCTGAGGACCAGGGCCAGCAGAATCGGCAGGACGATGCCGGTCGTCGCCGTATGCAGCAACTCGGTGATGCGCGACGCCGAGCTGTAGATGGCCAGACCGGCGGCGATGCTGGCGGTCATGACCAGGAAGAAGAGCAGGACGTGGCCGCGGGTCAGGGTGGGCGTCTCCGCCATCGGTTCACTCCTTCGCGTCCGCGGCTTCCTGCAGGGCGTTATGCAGACGTTTCAGCTCCCGGTCGGCGACATGCAACCGCTCACTCATCACCCGGGTCAGTCCGAGCAGAATGCGGGTCGCCAGACGGGGGTTCTTTTCCAGGCAATCGAGCAGGTCGGCGCGAAAAAAGCCGACCAGCTGCGCCTTTTCGATGGTCCGGGCCGAGGCGCTGCGCACGGCCGGACTGACCAGCGTCGTCTCGCCGAAAAAATCCCCGGTTTCCAGAGCCGCCAGCTCATGCTCCCGGCCCCGGCTGTCACGGGTGAAGATCTTCACCCGGCCGACGCGGATGACGTAGAGCCCCGATCCCGGATCGCCCTCGGCGAAAACCGTCTCGTGCTCATCGTAGTCGCGCACATGGACGATCGACTCCAGCGCCAGCAGATCGCGACCGGTCAGTTCCGAAAAGAGGGGGATGGTGCCGAGAAAACCGGCGAGAGAGTCCTCCTCGGGTTTCCTGGCGAAGATGTTCTTCCACAGCAGAGTCAAGACACCCTCCCGACAACATGGCAGCGTGGACAGCGCCGGCGGAGATCAGGGAGCCAGCAGCTTCTCCACCTCAGGAGCGAACGAGGTGTTGACCTCGTAATCGACGAAGGAGACGGTCATCGCGTCCTGCCGCTCGCCCCGGCGGATGCTCCGGGTCTGGCGTACCGGCAGCCAGATGCCGTCGAACTGCTTGAACACGGTCTCCAGACGCGCGTCGAGACTGCCGTCGAAGGAGGTCAGCATCAGCTCTTCCGGCAGCAGGCCCGACGAAACCTCGCGATAACGAGCCTCGAGGGTCAGGATGCGATCGTCGGCGGTGGTGATCTCGATCCGCTTGACCACCTCCTTCTCCGGGTCGACATCGATCACCAGGCGACGCACCCCCTTCTGCGGCAACCCGAACCCGTCGCCGTAAAAGGCGCCGCCGAGATCGACCGGTTCCGCAAACTGCAGGGTCACGCTCTGCAGCCGCACCCCGGCCAGATCGTTCTCCACCACCTTGACCTCGGCCGCATCGAAGAAGCGGGCCCGGTCACCGCCACGGCCGGCGGGAAGGAAAAAGTCGAACAGCTCAAGGGCGAACTGGCGCGAAAAGCGCTGCGCCATCTGACGCATCAGGGGAAAAACGTTCGCCCCCTCGGCCCGGATCAGCGACTTGCCGCTGCTGCGTTTCCAGTATTTGCGGATGACGGGGGCGGGAGGACGCGGGACATCGGCGGGGAGGGACGCGGTCATCTGCTCGATGGTCTGCCGGATGCGGTCGGTCTCGACGGTGACGACGTAATTTTCCAGGGCTGGCTGCCGCTTGGCATAGGCCCTGGCGACCTTTTCCAGCACCGGCACCTCGGCCGCCTGCACCGACAGGACCAGAAAGAGCGACAGCAGGCCGGTCAGTCCAGGTATCCTCACGCGCATCTCCTCCTGAAAGACGGGACGAATCCGGATGAAACGAACCTCCGGAGTCTGCTACTATGCCTCAATCAGTGAGTTCATGTCGGATGGAGAGTGCATGTGCCTGGCCTGAACGGGTTTCCAAAAATCTGAGGCGCACCCGCAGGTTCGCCGGCGATTTTTGGAAAATGCAGGCAGGCCAATGGCTTGTACTATCCGCCGGTGATGAACTCGCTGATTGCGGTATTATAGCCTAACCAACCGGGACAACAAACGAAAAACACCCATCCCACGGCCAGAACCGTTTCCGACATGAGCGAACCTTTCACCTTCAGAGCCGACCGATACCCGAACGCCCCCGGCGTCTATCTGATGAAGGACGGCGAGGGCACCATCCTCTACATCGGCAAGGCCAACAACCTGCGCAACCGCCTGCGCAGCTACTTCAGCACCGCCGGCGACGGACGCTACCACATCCGCTTTCTCGTCGACCGGGTGCGAGACATCGACACCATCGTCACCGATACCGGCAAGGAAGCGCTGATCCTGGAAAACACCCTGATCAAGCGGCACCGGCCGCGCTACAACATCAACCTGCGCGACGACAAGACCTATGTCTCCCTGCGCATCGACCTGCGCGAGGAGTTCCCGACCCTGGAGATCACCCGCCGCATCAGGCGCGACGGGGCCCGCTATTTCGGCCCCTACGCCTCGGCCGGCGCCGTCCGCCAGACCCTGAAGCAGATCTATCGCATCTTTCCGCTGCGGCACTCTCCGCTCGAACGCTGCCGGCAACGCGGCCGCCCCTGTCTCTACTACCAGATCGGCCAATGTTCGGCCCCCTGCCACGGACTGATCTCGCCGGCCGACTACCGTCGCCTGGTGGAGGGCGCCCTCGCCCTGCTCGACGGTCGCGGCGCGGAAATCGTCGCCGACCTGAGCCGGCAGATGCAGCAGGCCAGTGCCGAGATGCGGTTCGAGGACGCGGCGAAGCTCAGGGACCGGATCCGGGCCATCGAAACCACCATCGAACGCCAGAAGGTCGCCGGCAACCGCGACATCGACCAGGATGTCTTCGGCCTCTACCGGGACGGCGGTCAGATCGACCTGGTGGTTCTCTTCTACCGCCACGGGCAGCTGATCAGCCAGCGCGGCTTCACCCTCGACTGGCAGCTCGACAGCGAGGAGCTGCTCGCCTCGTTTCTGCGGCAGTTCTACAATCGCGAGCTGCTGATTCCGGACCAGATCCTGCTCCCCTTTCTGCCCGAAGACTGCGAAACCCTGCGCGACTGGCTGCAGGAGAGAAAGGGACGGCGGGTCGAGATCGCCGCTCCGCAGCGGGGGGAGCGGGCGGCACTGGTCGCCATGGCGGAGCGCAACGCCGAAGAGCGGGCGAAAAACCGCGCCGACAGGCGGGCGGCGGACCAGCGGCTGCTGGCGCAGACGCAACAGCAGCTGCACCTGAAACGGCTGCCGCGCCGAATCGAGTGTTTCGATATTTCGACCTTTCAGGGGGCGGAGACGGTCGGCAGCATGGCCGTCATCGTCGACGGCGAACCGGCCCGCGCCCTCTACCGGCGCTACCGCATCCGATCCGTGAGCGGCACCGACGATTTCGGCTCGCTGCGTGAAGTGCTGTCGCGGCGGCTGCAGCGCGGTCTGCGGGAAGACGACCTGCCCGACCTGCTGCTGATCGACGGCGGCAGGGGGCAGCTGTCCGGCGTGGTCGATGTCCTCGACGAGCTTGGGCTGAGGCAGAGGATCGATGTGCTCGGCATCGCCAAGAGCCGGGTCGTGGCCAACGCACGCGGCAAGGCGG
This Geothermobacter ehrlichii DNA region includes the following protein-coding sequences:
- a CDS encoding AI-2E family transporter — its product is MAETPTLTRGHVLLFFLVMTASIAAGLAIYSSASRITELLHTATTGIVLPILLALVLSFLLEPLVRLFERGPLNRTASIFLVFFLVALLIYLAIRWLSPHWADMWFSLRTDLPRYLGRAIALLKEAQAKLQEVFPYVGGIDLPSRGRILAERLFGEILSHTTGSALRLGGLMVLVPLFTFFFLRDGQKIIRFSVGLAPNRYYEMAHDLAWLISRQLSHFVRGRVLEAAIVGLVVGVGLSLTDIRYAPLLAIFAGVTNLVPYLGPLVGMVPGILIALVDLGLGGQFWWIVATYVLIAQVVVDNFILIPILISHVSNLHPLWVIIAIIMGGKLYGVLGMIIGVPVASIIKIIIIEIRYYRQTFALPLSDLEY
- the uvrC gene encoding excinuclease ABC subunit UvrC; this encodes MSEPFTFRADRYPNAPGVYLMKDGEGTILYIGKANNLRNRLRSYFSTAGDGRYHIRFLVDRVRDIDTIVTDTGKEALILENTLIKRHRPRYNINLRDDKTYVSLRIDLREEFPTLEITRRIRRDGARYFGPYASAGAVRQTLKQIYRIFPLRHSPLERCRQRGRPCLYYQIGQCSAPCHGLISPADYRRLVEGALALLDGRGAEIVADLSRQMQQASAEMRFEDAAKLRDRIRAIETTIERQKVAGNRDIDQDVFGLYRDGGQIDLVVLFYRHGQLISQRGFTLDWQLDSEELLASFLRQFYNRELLIPDQILLPFLPEDCETLRDWLQERKGRRVEIAAPQRGERAALVAMAERNAEERAKNRADRRAADQRLLAQTQQQLHLKRLPRRIECFDISTFQGAETVGSMAVIVDGEPARALYRRYRIRSVSGTDDFGSLREVLSRRLQRGLREDDLPDLLLIDGGRGQLSGVVDVLDELGLRQRIDVLGIAKSRVVANARGKAVERSEERFFLPGRKNPVTLRQGSPVLFLLQRLRDEAHRFAIDYHRKLRRKHTLRSSLENIPGVGPTRRKLLLKHFGSLKGIRSATLEELRAVPGLPRNLAETVFRHFHD
- a CDS encoding Crp/Fnr family transcriptional regulator; protein product: MTLLWKNIFARKPEEDSLAGFLGTIPLFSELTGRDLLALESIVHVRDYDEHETVFAEGDPGSGLYVIRVGRVKIFTRDSRGREHELAALETGDFFGETTLVSPAVRSASARTIEKAQLVGFFRADLLDCLEKNPRLATRILLGLTRVMSERLHVADRELKRLHNALQEAADAKE
- a CDS encoding YkgJ family cysteine cluster protein, which gives rise to MRQKPTVAADVQRPSTWVRYRARLCRSCQGTCCRLPVEVSVGDLVRMGVVDAFEAEEPPHRLARRLARQGIIEHYSPGRQLFTLARLANEDCIYLDQRSRRCTIYERRPETCRQHPHIGPRPGYCAWRPR